The proteins below come from a single Fusobacteriaceae bacterium genomic window:
- a CDS encoding D-alanine--D-alanine ligase, which yields MKIAVFMGGVSSEREVSLWTGQAILESLQRQGYDAYGVDVTAENRLSAYTDNVYDLAYLAFHGEEGEGGRVQSVLDMLGKPYTGSGVIPSAVAMDKALTKRIARDCGIRVAKSWERLEDVDSWPVVVKPAREGSSVGVYICADKGEAEKAVALSGGKKLVIEEFIKGEELTVGVLNGEALGVLRIFPKAAETYDYQSKYAVGGSVHEFPAKIKKQAYDEAMAASELIHRELGLSGISRSDFLLKGDELYFLEVNTCPGMTKTSLVPDLGTLKGYSYDDLVRITVETFGPR from the coding sequence ATTGCCGTATTTATGGGAGGCGTCTCGTCGGAACGGGAAGTGTCCCTCTGGACGGGGCAGGCGATTCTGGAGAGCCTGCAAAGACAGGGCTATGACGCCTACGGCGTCGATGTGACGGCGGAAAACCGGCTGAGCGCCTATACCGACAACGTCTATGACCTCGCCTATCTGGCCTTTCACGGGGAAGAAGGGGAAGGGGGGAGGGTCCAGAGCGTCCTGGACATGCTCGGCAAGCCCTATACAGGTTCGGGCGTGATTCCCAGCGCCGTGGCCATGGACAAGGCCCTGACCAAGCGGATTGCCCGCGACTGCGGGATTCGCGTCGCCAAGTCCTGGGAGCGCCTCGAGGATGTGGACAGCTGGCCCGTGGTCGTTAAACCCGCCCGGGAAGGCTCTTCCGTCGGGGTCTACATCTGCGCCGACAAAGGCGAGGCCGAAAAGGCCGTGGCGCTGTCGGGCGGGAAAAAGCTTGTGATTGAGGAATTCATCAAGGGGGAGGAGCTGACCGTAGGCGTTTTGAACGGGGAAGCTCTGGGTGTGCTGCGGATATTCCCCAAGGCCGCCGAGACCTACGACTATCAATCCAAATACGCCGTGGGCGGTTCCGTCCACGAATTTCCCGCCAAAATCAAAAAACAGGCCTACGACGAAGCCATGGCGGCGTCGGAGCTGATCCATCGGGAATTGGGCCTTTCGGGCATTTCCCGCAGCGATTTTCTCCTGAAAGGAGACGAGCTTTATTTCCTTGAAGTCAACACCTGCCCCGGCATGACCAAGACGAGTCTCGTGCCCGATCTGGGGACGCTGAAGGGCTATTCCTACGACGATCTGGTCCGGATTACCGTGGAGACCTTCGGGCCCAGATAG
- a CDS encoding cell division protein FtsQ/DivIB has product MFRFFFRISLLTAVSFLFWYIPGRFLNAPLFRVKTPKIVFRDRGGGEGDVKISENELTEIGEITYNSSIWEIDCKSIEELLKKDVRIKDARVYPSAPDELTFEITEREPFSYIQQDSRIYLLDEEGVLFGFLNEKEKRDLPLFVIRDNDPEKARKTKTFIEIIKNMDETLLKDISQIQESDKYCVNLILSDGTIVRTNHEVERGKYKIAGNLYYELKSDGKRIEYIDLRFENFVVKESDGEKKGGTVGQ; this is encoded by the coding sequence ATGTTCCGGTTTTTCTTCCGAATATCGCTTCTGACCGCCGTGAGTTTCCTGTTCTGGTATATTCCCGGCCGCTTTCTCAACGCGCCGCTGTTTCGGGTGAAGACCCCGAAAATCGTCTTCAGGGACAGGGGCGGCGGAGAGGGCGATGTAAAAATATCGGAAAACGAATTGACAGAAATAGGGGAAATAACTTATAATAGTAGTATATGGGAGATCGACTGCAAGTCCATAGAAGAACTGTTGAAGAAGGACGTCAGGATCAAAGACGCCCGGGTGTATCCGAGCGCCCCCGATGAGCTCACTTTCGAGATCACGGAACGGGAGCCCTTTTCCTATATCCAGCAGGACAGCAGGATCTATCTCCTCGATGAAGAGGGAGTCCTCTTCGGGTTTTTGAATGAAAAGGAAAAGCGGGATCTGCCGCTCTTTGTGATTCGGGACAACGATCCCGAAAAAGCCAGGAAGACAAAGACCTTCATTGAGATCATCAAAAATATGGATGAAACGCTCCTGAAAGACATTTCGCAGATCCAGGAGAGCGACAAATATTGCGTCAACCTGATCCTTTCGGACGGGACCATTGTCCGGACCAACCACGAAGTGGAACGGGGGAAATACAAGATTGCCGGAAATTTATATTACGAGTTGAAGAGCGACGGCAAGCGAATAGAGTATATCGATTTGCGCTTTGAAAACTTTGTGGTGAAGGAAAGCGACGGCGAAAAAAAAGGCGGAACAGTAGGACAGTAG
- a CDS encoding rod shape-determining protein: protein MTRENGPDRPGFHTVKTVIDIGNDKIKGIIGEMTYAGADSLPGVSILKYVEIPGSGMEKSEITDELSLSAVIARTLENLKINDGPVEKVTLGLGGTAFRTARKNGLTIAFDEREITEKEIEDFYEAAERELLKPGDRVVHREMYNIKVSDDNKTIPSPLGRKSSQLRADVYFVYMEEALCRRYERLMKKIPDGPEIEDVMANGYAAAMATLRNEDKTNGVVLVDIGEGSTDIVMFKYNRLLFFDSFKLGTMHFVMDLCSLPEYINYIEQEKRCTQSVINKKYAREFYDMYLRGEIGDNKMYARDGVACRGEYVRNIIELRCEQLAREIKDRVPELKGGFRGIVLTGGGARVPGVAEKIRTITKYPVKASLPVRINGLTEVNERMSAVIGLFGEAIEKAFETIRRTEAPKVAETPETTGDVKPEAASAASADYPEKAPEPAADAQAVRETTETPTKEVFLPPDPIPPVTEPPAGSGETAADPAKVSDEEDEKFRTLLSGEAVAEKKTEKDTGGDGKEKIGQKLKDWWKRFAENYKA from the coding sequence ATGACAAGGGAAAACGGGCCTGACAGGCCGGGGTTTCATACGGTAAAGACCGTCATTGACATCGGAAACGACAAAATCAAGGGAATCATCGGAGAAATGACCTACGCGGGGGCCGACAGCCTGCCCGGGGTTTCCATTCTCAAGTACGTGGAAATTCCCGGCAGCGGCATGGAAAAATCGGAGATCACCGACGAGTTGAGCCTGAGCGCCGTTATTGCCCGGACCCTTGAAAATCTCAAAATCAACGACGGGCCCGTCGAAAAAGTCACGCTGGGGCTGGGCGGGACGGCTTTCCGGACCGCGAGAAAAAACGGCCTCACGATCGCCTTTGACGAAAGAGAGATCACGGAAAAGGAAATCGAAGACTTCTACGAGGCCGCAGAACGCGAACTCCTGAAGCCCGGGGACAGGGTCGTCCACCGGGAAATGTACAACATCAAAGTCAGCGACGACAACAAGACCATTCCGTCGCCCCTTGGCAGGAAATCCAGCCAATTGCGGGCCGACGTCTATTTCGTCTATATGGAGGAGGCCCTCTGCCGCCGCTACGAGCGGCTGATGAAGAAAATTCCCGACGGGCCGGAAATCGAAGACGTCATGGCCAACGGCTATGCGGCCGCCATGGCCACCCTACGCAACGAGGACAAGACAAACGGCGTCGTCCTCGTCGACATCGGCGAGGGCTCCACGGACATCGTGATGTTCAAATACAACCGTCTGTTGTTCTTTGACAGCTTCAAGCTGGGAACCATGCACTTTGTCATGGATCTCTGCAGCTTGCCGGAATACATCAATTACATTGAGCAGGAAAAGCGCTGTACCCAGAGCGTCATCAACAAAAAATACGCCCGGGAATTCTACGACATGTACCTGCGGGGCGAAATCGGCGACAACAAGATGTACGCCAGAGACGGCGTCGCCTGCCGGGGGGAATATGTCCGGAATATCATTGAGTTGCGCTGTGAGCAGCTGGCCCGGGAGATCAAAGACAGAGTGCCCGAGCTCAAGGGAGGCTTCCGGGGAATCGTGCTGACCGGCGGCGGCGCGCGAGTGCCGGGCGTCGCGGAGAAGATCCGGACGATCACGAAATATCCGGTCAAGGCCTCACTACCCGTACGGATCAACGGCCTGACGGAAGTCAACGAGCGTATGAGCGCCGTTATCGGGCTTTTCGGCGAGGCCATCGAAAAAGCCTTCGAAACAATCCGGCGGACGGAAGCGCCCAAGGTTGCGGAAACGCCGGAAACAACGGGAGACGTCAAGCCCGAAGCCGCTTCCGCGGCGTCGGCTGATTATCCGGAAAAAGCGCCGGAACCGGCGGCGGATGCACAGGCGGTCCGGGAGACGACGGAAACGCCGACAAAAGAAGTCTTTCTCCCGCCTGATCCGATCCCGCCCGTGACGGAACCTCCGGCGGGTTCCGGGGAAACGGCTGCCGATCCGGCCAAAGTCTCCGACGAAGAGGACGAAAAATTCCGAACATTGCTCAGCGGCGAAGCTGTAGCGGAGAAAAAAACGGAAAAAGATACCGGAGGAGACGGAAAGGAAAAGATCGGGCAAAAATTAAAAGACTGGTGGAAAAGATTTGCCGAAAATTATAAAGCATAA
- the ftsZ gene encoding cell division protein FtsZ, translating to MLQESKPVKIMVIGVGGGGGNAINDMTESGVTGVEFVAANTDVQDLNKSLANTRLQLGEKLTKGKGAGADPDIGRQAAEEDKEKIAKLLEGVDMVFITAGMGGGTGTGASPIIAEISREMGILTVAVVTKPFNFEGKKRANNAEMGIGNLEKVVDSIVIIPNDKLFELPEKKITLKNAFHEANKVLKIGIQGISDLMLKQGLINLDFADVKSILKNSGITMFGFGESDSKENRAVEAATKALESPLLEKQILGAEKILINITADESLGLDEAQLITNIIKDATGRDVEDGQWGVIYDDGMGGRLQVILVATNFTEEAAINAQKEKEKKTAGDGKGGSGPVSGKGGAANDLDKRPWPDNWGWGKN from the coding sequence ATGTTACAGGAAAGCAAACCGGTAAAAATCATGGTAATCGGCGTCGGCGGAGGCGGCGGTAACGCCATCAACGATATGACAGAGTCGGGCGTCACGGGCGTCGAATTTGTCGCCGCCAATACGGATGTCCAGGATTTGAACAAATCCCTTGCCAATACGCGGCTGCAATTGGGTGAGAAGCTCACCAAGGGAAAGGGGGCCGGCGCTGATCCTGATATCGGGCGGCAGGCCGCCGAAGAGGACAAGGAAAAGATCGCGAAGCTCCTTGAGGGAGTCGATATGGTCTTTATTACGGCCGGCATGGGCGGCGGGACCGGCACGGGCGCTTCGCCCATTATCGCGGAGATTTCCCGGGAAATGGGGATCCTGACCGTGGCCGTCGTGACGAAACCGTTCAATTTCGAAGGAAAAAAGCGGGCCAACAACGCGGAAATGGGGATCGGCAATCTTGAAAAAGTCGTGGATTCCATCGTGATCATTCCCAATGACAAGCTCTTTGAGCTGCCCGAAAAGAAAATTACGCTGAAAAACGCCTTCCATGAGGCCAATAAAGTCCTGAAGATCGGTATTCAAGGGATTTCTGACCTTATGCTGAAGCAGGGACTCATCAACCTCGACTTTGCCGACGTCAAGAGCATCCTGAAAAATTCGGGCATCACCATGTTCGGTTTCGGCGAAAGCGATTCCAAGGAAAACCGGGCCGTTGAAGCGGCCACCAAGGCGCTGGAATCCCCGCTTCTGGAAAAGCAGATTTTGGGCGCCGAAAAGATTTTGATCAACATCACGGCCGACGAGTCCCTGGGGCTCGATGAGGCCCAGCTGATCACGAATATCATCAAAGACGCCACGGGACGCGATGTTGAAGACGGCCAGTGGGGCGTCATTTACGACGACGGTATGGGCGGAAGACTGCAGGTGATCCTCGTGGCCACCAACTTTACCGAAGAGGCCGCCATAAACGCGCAAAAAGAAAAAGAGAAGAAAACGGCCGGCGACGGCAAGGGCGGAAGCGGGCCGGTCTCCGGGAAAGGCGGCGCCGCCAATGACTTAGATAAAAGACCCTGGCCGGATAACTGGGGTTGGGGAAAAAATTAG
- a CDS encoding carboxypeptidase M32 produces the protein MAKKELTLTEYTKQYKDLMTEYNLIEATTTMLQWELETIAPEGGVALLSKLMGYYAMKSYDILTSDKLKKILAFFNKNKADLSPVLRRETEVLTEDMTRISLIPPAEYKAYKELLTEAQPLWQKAKAKGDFGMFAKTLQKIFDYSKKFARYEYETKDAAFKKEKTLYDINLEQYEKGMDTKQLDIFFGALKKEVVPLLKEVLKKQKGRKVKDPPLTKEVQKELCRFVSGWLGFDFTRGAMAESEHPFTTHFDKYDVRFTTRYMKDPATFALLSTMHETGHAIYEQQIDDKYNGTILGHGASNGLHESQSRFYENIIGRDRHFWKGLEKNKALAPVFSQMSLADFHFLINKVEPSLIRIEADELTYPLHIMVRYEIEKGVFNDTIKVKDLADVWREKMREYLGVAPKDDGAGVLQDVHWADGLIGYFPSYAIGSAYAAQIYAAMKKDLPVEKLLEKGDLQTIKGWLREKIHRYGHFKDSRDIVKKVCGETLNPDYYVAYLREKFLNL, from the coding sequence ATGGCAAAAAAAGAACTGACCCTGACGGAATACACAAAGCAATACAAGGACCTGATGACGGAATACAACCTGATCGAGGCGACGACCACCATGCTGCAATGGGAGCTGGAAACCATCGCCCCTGAAGGCGGCGTGGCTCTGCTTTCAAAGCTCATGGGCTATTACGCCATGAAGAGCTACGACATCCTGACTTCCGACAAACTGAAAAAAATCCTCGCCTTTTTCAATAAAAACAAGGCTGACCTGAGTCCCGTCCTGCGGCGGGAAACGGAAGTCCTGACCGAGGACATGACGCGCATAAGCCTCATTCCCCCCGCCGAATACAAGGCTTACAAAGAGCTCCTGACCGAAGCCCAGCCCCTGTGGCAGAAAGCCAAGGCCAAGGGGGATTTCGGCATGTTTGCCAAGACGCTGCAAAAGATCTTCGACTACAGCAAGAAATTCGCCCGCTATGAGTACGAGACCAAGGACGCGGCCTTCAAAAAGGAAAAGACCCTCTACGACATCAACCTCGAGCAATATGAAAAGGGCATGGACACAAAGCAACTGGACATTTTCTTCGGCGCGCTGAAAAAAGAGGTCGTGCCGCTCTTGAAGGAAGTCCTCAAAAAACAGAAGGGGAGGAAGGTCAAGGATCCGCCGCTGACCAAGGAAGTCCAGAAGGAACTCTGCCGCTTCGTGAGCGGCTGGCTGGGCTTTGACTTCACGCGGGGCGCCATGGCCGAAAGCGAGCACCCCTTCACGACGCATTTTGACAAATACGACGTCCGCTTTACGACCCGCTACATGAAGGATCCCGCCACATTTGCCCTGCTCAGTACCATGCACGAAACGGGCCACGCGATCTATGAACAGCAGATCGACGACAAATACAACGGGACCATCCTCGGCCACGGGGCCAGCAACGGCCTCCACGAGTCCCAGTCGCGCTTTTACGAAAACATCATCGGCCGCGACCGGCATTTCTGGAAAGGGCTCGAGAAAAACAAAGCCCTCGCCCCGGTATTTTCGCAAATGAGCCTCGCCGATTTTCATTTTCTGATCAATAAAGTCGAGCCATCCCTGATCCGCATCGAAGCCGACGAGCTGACTTATCCGCTCCACATCATGGTCCGCTACGAGATCGAAAAGGGCGTTTTCAACGACACGATCAAGGTCAAGGACCTCGCCGACGTATGGCGGGAGAAAATGCGCGAATACCTCGGCGTCGCCCCCAAAGACGACGGCGCGGGCGTCTTGCAGGACGTCCACTGGGCCGACGGACTAATCGGCTATTTCCCCAGCTACGCCATCGGCTCGGCCTACGCGGCCCAGATTTACGCCGCCATGAAAAAGGACCTGCCCGTGGAAAAGCTCCTCGAAAAGGGAGATCTCCAGACGATCAAGGGCTGGCTCCGGGAGAAAATCCATCGCTACGGCCATTTCAAGGACAGCCGGGACATCGTGAAAAAAGTCTGCGGCGAGACGCTCAATCCCGACTACTACGTCGCCTACCTGCGGGAAAAATTCCTGAATCTCTGA
- a CDS encoding thermonuclease family protein, translating to MKKFFGALLCALFLVTAACGQPQKYDIRARVINVHDGDTFTVDVGGKRQRIRMYAIEAPELNQSYGRQSQRYLAQRIEGETVDIEKIDIDQYNRILGRVYFKGDDINLEMIREGNAWFYRGYKPTKEDVYRKTETEAKNARKGFWRERNPVYPLEWKKKNN from the coding sequence ATGAAAAAATTCTTCGGCGCTCTCCTCTGCGCCTTGTTTCTCGTAACCGCCGCCTGCGGTCAACCCCAAAAATACGACATCCGCGCCCGGGTCATCAACGTCCATGACGGCGACACCTTCACGGTGGACGTGGGCGGCAAGCGGCAACGGATCCGCATGTACGCCATCGAGGCCCCGGAACTCAACCAATCCTACGGCAGGCAGTCCCAGCGCTATCTGGCGCAGCGGATCGAGGGCGAGACCGTGGATATTGAAAAAATCGACATTGACCAGTACAACCGGATCCTCGGACGGGTCTATTTCAAGGGCGACGACATCAACCTCGAGATGATCCGCGAGGGAAACGCCTGGTTTTATCGGGGTTACAAGCCCACGAAGGAAGATGTGTACCGGAAGACCGAGACCGAGGCCAAAAACGCCCGCAAGGGCTTCTGGCGGGAGCGGAACCCCGTTTACCCCCTCGAATGGAAGAAGAAAAACAACTAG
- a CDS encoding alpha/beta hydrolase has protein sequence MTSKEKHLVMIHGLMGSSHYYNPAHRIGGFTVHTPDLLGYGSRAFACDATRFSLQMQADDIVNYIAENITDCESPVFLIGHSMGGAIGFLAAQRIPERISGFINAEGNFTLKDAYWSGQIAKQDFSSYKAEYEKMQNDPAAWLESMGSPFGNLEWANEILHNQPAETVYGMSKALVTETGTAQYENTVREVVEFPVPLYLISGEKSICGWDVPEFVLKKAVSNIVIPGAGHNMMFDAPGEFCRIVQRIVLQRENF, from the coding sequence ATGACAAGCAAAGAAAAACATCTGGTCATGATCCATGGACTCATGGGATCAAGCCATTACTACAATCCTGCTCATCGTATAGGAGGATTTACCGTCCACACGCCTGACTTACTGGGCTATGGATCTCGCGCCTTTGCGTGCGACGCTACCCGCTTTTCATTGCAAATGCAGGCCGATGATATCGTGAATTATATCGCGGAAAATATCACGGACTGTGAATCGCCCGTTTTTCTCATTGGCCACAGCATGGGAGGCGCCATAGGATTTCTTGCGGCGCAAAGGATTCCGGAGCGCATAAGCGGCTTTATCAACGCCGAAGGCAATTTTACCCTGAAAGACGCTTATTGGAGCGGACAAATCGCGAAGCAGGATTTTTCGAGCTACAAGGCGGAATATGAAAAAATGCAGAACGACCCGGCGGCCTGGCTCGAATCCATGGGGTCTCCATTCGGAAACCTGGAATGGGCGAACGAAATCCTGCACAACCAGCCGGCTGAAACCGTCTACGGCATGTCGAAAGCCCTTGTGACCGAAACCGGAACAGCTCAATATGAAAATACCGTTCGCGAGGTCGTGGAATTTCCGGTTCCCCTGTATTTGATTTCCGGAGAAAAATCAATCTGCGGCTGGGATGTGCCTGAATTCGTTCTGAAAAAGGCCGTTTCCAACATCGTGATCCCAGGCGCCGGGCATAACATGATGTTTGACGCTCCCGGTGAATTCTGCCGGATTGTGCAGAGGATTGTTTTGCAGCGGGAAAATTTTTAA
- a CDS encoding DUF2015 domain-containing protein — translation MMFFILSISGMTASAPNPTVYITPTGSVYHLYRECPRIAGSKNVKSVSLKSVKDNRGKCRVCVENEEILEIAEEEGISFEEAQERYDNGGYDEIKEIMDEEGVDYEEARQMYEDEEYDW, via the coding sequence ATGATGTTCTTCATTCTGTCGATAAGCGGAATGACCGCATCCGCCCCCAATCCAACCGTGTACATTACGCCCACTGGCAGCGTCTACCACCTGTACCGGGAATGTCCGAGGATCGCGGGCAGCAAAAACGTCAAGTCCGTATCTTTGAAGAGCGTCAAGGACAATCGCGGCAAATGTCGCGTGTGCGTTGAAAACGAGGAAATTCTGGAAATCGCGGAAGAGGAAGGGATTTCTTTCGAAGAAGCCCAAGAAAGATACGACAACGGCGGTTACGACGAAATCAAAGAAATCATGGATGAAGAAGGCGTCGATTACGAAGAAGCCAGGCAAATGTATGAAGATGAAGAATATGATTGGTGA